Proteins co-encoded in one Brassica rapa cultivar Chiifu-401-42 unplaced genomic scaffold, CAAS_Brap_v3.01 Scaffold0342, whole genome shotgun sequence genomic window:
- the LOC103874894 gene encoding uncharacterized protein LOC103874894 isoform X1 produces MEDYSEEEAEEYNTSEVDWGEEADQDCWDDGDDHTEGHWCADSVPEYVPNDEQEYPEVEPESMDQYSTCYGPKSQLIYEDSSEGKYYSQACPRREKTTVAAPSRSYHGSLSRHAHSTPWNYNGDQFYQNRLAAPSIHFSGHKQGPSAYLRWEDDMEQWFIAWRIPEKLKLTYAKDTLTGEAYNWWSQLDADRIYFNDPAFTWKEVKMLMYSEFVKKAKYIQKVSTRRLIKHQVLQPTVQREVVSQRQSSRPVHPPQVKRNQGEHSNSLKPSEVICYRCQGKGHLAKECPTKRVVKSVLSEAKETNLEVSDSDTRIDDSFSRMDKHIDDLINLIKARSTSVSSNSMTVLTHLSSAQKVESISGTNIEIKEQEPNLAAQSSPTLDKVISELKVNNLTYQNTGMMHLHSVQNVDEGLGNEETRTEAKQQENNEQSTLETSTPADHALEVVNTKAESMQDNQVSTMEKHPEPNSQPYTQAVVNGETNCEIGDFEKETTILPREIIDRPWKGGIASLLIKEEPPDGQCITKPCIYQGKTLASQIRMKPNLLYLGAGKLVLRTKPFEEGGNDEDLKSVAGPPTHEINHTSYIGASSDIGALKEGYLCNHKEFNRETSFYRFSTQPEHAANWFHTKKSNGLGDMPVTSQTIYTASELVLIKESNSLLKECATQTHVWKPGDYSLHLRAVGEFLPCTSSHMIKMNPLFVNLPYMDAFTLGVIKDQRLFPLLFRHDLETIQTSKEIPRMHLFLPKLTRYKERRQLPYMDRFCTN; encoded by the exons ATGGAGGATTACTCAGAAGAAGAGGCTGAAGAATACAACACGTCTGAGGTAGATTGGGGAGAAGAAGCTGACCAGGATTGTTGGGACGATGGAGATGACCACACTGAAGGTCATTGGTGCGCAGACTCTGTTCCAGAGTATGTCCCAAACGATGAACAAGAATACCCAGAGGTGGAACCAGAATCAATGGACCAGTATTCAACTTGCTATGGTCCCAAATCCCAACTCATCTATGAGGATAGTTCTGAAGGGAAATATTATTCTCAAGCGTGTCCTAGAAGAGAAAAGACCACCGTGGCTGCACCATCAAGATCTTATCATGGGAGTCTATCAAGACATGCTCACAGCACGCCATGGAACTACAATGGAGATCAGTTTTATCAGAATCGCTTGGCTGCACCATCTATACATTTTTCTGGTCATAAGCAAGGACCAAGTGCATATCTAAGGTGGGAGGACGACATGGAGCAATGGTTTATAGCTTGGAGAATTCCAGAGAAGCTAAAGCTAACTTATGCGAAGGATACCTTAACCGGAGAGGCATACAATTGGTGGAGTCAGCTAGATGCTGATAGGATCTATTTCAATGATCCGGCTTTTACTTGGAAAGAGGTTAAGATGCTCATGTATAGTGAGTTTGTGAAGAAGGCAAAATACATTCAGAAGGTGTCCACAAGGAGATTAATAAAGCACCAAGTCTTGCAACCCACAGTTCAGAGAGAAGTTGTTTCCCAAAGACAAAGTTCAAGGCCAGTGCATCCACCTCAAGTCAAACGAAACCAAGGTGAGCACTCTAACTCTTTAAAACCATCTGAGGTTATTTGTTATAGGTGTCAAGGCAAGGGCCATCTAGCAAAGGAGTGTCCCACAAAACGAGTTGTGAAGTCAGTACTATCTGAagcaaaagaaacaaacttggAGGTAAGTGATTCCGATACTAGAATTGATGATTCCTTTTCTAGAATGGATAAACATATTGATGATCTTATCAACTTGATTAAAGCTAGATCTACTTCTGTTTCTAGTAATTCCATGACTGTCTTAACACACTTGTCTAGCGCCCAAAAGGTTGAAAGTATTTCAGGTACTAACATAGAAATCAAGGAACAAGAGCCCAACCTTGCTGCGCAATCAAGTCCAACACTTGATAAGGTGATTTCTGAACTTAAAGTGAATAATCTTACTTATCAAAACACTGGTATGATGCACTTGCACTCTGTCCAGAATGTTGATGAAGGTCTAGGTAATGAGGAGACACGTACAGAAGCTAAACAACAAGAGAATAATGAGCAATCTACCCTAGAGACCTCTACACCAGCTGATCATGCTTTAGAGGTAGTAAATACCAAAGCTGAATCAATGCAAGATAACCAGGTAA GTACAATGGAGAAGCATCCAGAACCAAACTCACAACCTTACACCCAAGCAGTGGTCAATGGAGAAACCAATTGTGAAATAGGAGATTTCGAAAAGGAGACCACGATCCTTCCAAGGGAAATCATAGACCGACCATGGAAAGGGGGCATAGCTTCCCTACTGATCAAAGAAGAACCACCAGATGGACAATGCATCACAAAACCGTGCATATACCAAGGTAAGACCCTAGCCTCCCAAATTAGAATGAAACCtaacttgctctatcttggtgcaggtaAATTGGTTTTGAGGACAaaaccttttgaagagggagggaatgatgaggacCTAAAGTCAGTAGCTGGACCACCAACTCATGAGATCAACCATACAAGCTACATTGGAGCCAGCAGCGACATAGGTGCACTCAAAGAAGGATATCTTTGCAACCATAAGGAATTTAAccgtgaaaccagtttctatagaTTCTCAACTCAACCAGAGCACGCAGCGAATTGGTTTCATACCAAAAAGAGTAATGGTTTAGGAGATATGCCAGTTACAAGTCAGACTATCTACACTGCATCCGAATtggttctaattaaggaaagtaatTCTTTGCTTAAGGAGTGTGCAACTCAAACTCACGTGTGGAAACCAGGAGATTATTCATTACATCTAAGAGCAGTGGGAGAGTTTCTACCATGCACCAGCAGccacatgatcaagatgaatCCCTTATTTGTCAACTTACCTTACATGGATGCATTCACACTTGGAGTTATTAAAGACCAACGGCTCTTTCCCCTTCTGTTCAGGCACGACTTAGAGACTATCCAGACATCAAAGGAGATCCCACGGATGCATTTATTTCTGCCCAAACTCACAAGATACAAGGAGAGAAGACAACTTCCATACATGGACAGATTCTGCACCAACTaa
- the LOC103874894 gene encoding uncharacterized protein LOC103874894 isoform X2 yields MEDYSEEEAEEYNTSEVDWGEEADQDCWDDGDDHTEGHWCADSVPEYVPNDEQEYPEVEPESMDQYSTCYGPKSQLIYEDSSEGKYYSQACPRREKTTVAAPSRSYHGSLSRHAHSTPWNYNGDQFYQNRLAAPSIHFSGHKQGPSAYLRWEDDMEQWFIAWRIPEKLKLTYAKDTLTGEAYNWWSQLDADRIYFNDPAFTWKEVKMLMYSEFVKKAKYIQKVSTRRLIKHQVLQPTVQREVVSQRQSSRPVHPPQVKRNQGEHSNSLKPSEVICYRCQGKGHLAKECPTKRVVKSVLSEAKETNLEVSDSDTRIDDSFSRMDKHIDDLINLIKARSTSVSSNSMTVLTHLSSAQKVESISGTNIEIKEQEPNLAAQSSPTLDKVISELKVNNLTYQNTGMMHLHSVQNVDEGLGNEETRTEAKQQENNEQSTLETSTPADHALEVVNTKAESMQDNQVSTMEKHPEPNSQPYTQAVVNGETNCEIGDFEKETTILPREIIDRPWKGGIASLLIKEEPPDGQCITKPCIYQGKLVLRTKPFEEGGNDEDLKSVAGPPTHEINHTSYIGASSDIGALKEGYLCNHKEFNRETSFYRFSTQPEHAANWFHTKKSNGLGDMPVTSQTIYTASELVLIKESNSLLKECATQTHVWKPGDYSLHLRAVGEFLPCTSSHMIKMNPLFVNLPYMDAFTLGVIKDQRLFPLLFRHDLETIQTSKEIPRMHLFLPKLTRYKERRQLPYMDRFCTN; encoded by the exons ATGGAGGATTACTCAGAAGAAGAGGCTGAAGAATACAACACGTCTGAGGTAGATTGGGGAGAAGAAGCTGACCAGGATTGTTGGGACGATGGAGATGACCACACTGAAGGTCATTGGTGCGCAGACTCTGTTCCAGAGTATGTCCCAAACGATGAACAAGAATACCCAGAGGTGGAACCAGAATCAATGGACCAGTATTCAACTTGCTATGGTCCCAAATCCCAACTCATCTATGAGGATAGTTCTGAAGGGAAATATTATTCTCAAGCGTGTCCTAGAAGAGAAAAGACCACCGTGGCTGCACCATCAAGATCTTATCATGGGAGTCTATCAAGACATGCTCACAGCACGCCATGGAACTACAATGGAGATCAGTTTTATCAGAATCGCTTGGCTGCACCATCTATACATTTTTCTGGTCATAAGCAAGGACCAAGTGCATATCTAAGGTGGGAGGACGACATGGAGCAATGGTTTATAGCTTGGAGAATTCCAGAGAAGCTAAAGCTAACTTATGCGAAGGATACCTTAACCGGAGAGGCATACAATTGGTGGAGTCAGCTAGATGCTGATAGGATCTATTTCAATGATCCGGCTTTTACTTGGAAAGAGGTTAAGATGCTCATGTATAGTGAGTTTGTGAAGAAGGCAAAATACATTCAGAAGGTGTCCACAAGGAGATTAATAAAGCACCAAGTCTTGCAACCCACAGTTCAGAGAGAAGTTGTTTCCCAAAGACAAAGTTCAAGGCCAGTGCATCCACCTCAAGTCAAACGAAACCAAGGTGAGCACTCTAACTCTTTAAAACCATCTGAGGTTATTTGTTATAGGTGTCAAGGCAAGGGCCATCTAGCAAAGGAGTGTCCCACAAAACGAGTTGTGAAGTCAGTACTATCTGAagcaaaagaaacaaacttggAGGTAAGTGATTCCGATACTAGAATTGATGATTCCTTTTCTAGAATGGATAAACATATTGATGATCTTATCAACTTGATTAAAGCTAGATCTACTTCTGTTTCTAGTAATTCCATGACTGTCTTAACACACTTGTCTAGCGCCCAAAAGGTTGAAAGTATTTCAGGTACTAACATAGAAATCAAGGAACAAGAGCCCAACCTTGCTGCGCAATCAAGTCCAACACTTGATAAGGTGATTTCTGAACTTAAAGTGAATAATCTTACTTATCAAAACACTGGTATGATGCACTTGCACTCTGTCCAGAATGTTGATGAAGGTCTAGGTAATGAGGAGACACGTACAGAAGCTAAACAACAAGAGAATAATGAGCAATCTACCCTAGAGACCTCTACACCAGCTGATCATGCTTTAGAGGTAGTAAATACCAAAGCTGAATCAATGCAAGATAACCAGGTAA GTACAATGGAGAAGCATCCAGAACCAAACTCACAACCTTACACCCAAGCAGTGGTCAATGGAGAAACCAATTGTGAAATAGGAGATTTCGAAAAGGAGACCACGATCCTTCCAAGGGAAATCATAGACCGACCATGGAAAGGGGGCATAGCTTCCCTACTGATCAAAGAAGAACCACCAGATGGACAATGCATCACAAAACCGTGCATATACCAAG gtaAATTGGTTTTGAGGACAaaaccttttgaagagggagggaatgatgaggacCTAAAGTCAGTAGCTGGACCACCAACTCATGAGATCAACCATACAAGCTACATTGGAGCCAGCAGCGACATAGGTGCACTCAAAGAAGGATATCTTTGCAACCATAAGGAATTTAAccgtgaaaccagtttctatagaTTCTCAACTCAACCAGAGCACGCAGCGAATTGGTTTCATACCAAAAAGAGTAATGGTTTAGGAGATATGCCAGTTACAAGTCAGACTATCTACACTGCATCCGAATtggttctaattaaggaaagtaatTCTTTGCTTAAGGAGTGTGCAACTCAAACTCACGTGTGGAAACCAGGAGATTATTCATTACATCTAAGAGCAGTGGGAGAGTTTCTACCATGCACCAGCAGccacatgatcaagatgaatCCCTTATTTGTCAACTTACCTTACATGGATGCATTCACACTTGGAGTTATTAAAGACCAACGGCTCTTTCCCCTTCTGTTCAGGCACGACTTAGAGACTATCCAGACATCAAAGGAGATCCCACGGATGCATTTATTTCTGCCCAAACTCACAAGATACAAGGAGAGAAGACAACTTCCATACATGGACAGATTCTGCACCAACTaa